Proteins encoded by one window of Aspergillus puulaauensis MK2 DNA, chromosome 4, nearly complete sequence:
- a CDS encoding uncharacterized protein (COG:E;~EggNog:ENOG410PIY5;~InterPro:IPR014710,IPR011051,IPR005708;~PFAM:PF04209;~go_function: GO:0004411 - homogentisate 1,2-dioxygenase activity [Evidence IEA];~go_process: GO:0006559 - L-phenylalanine catabolic process [Evidence IEA];~go_process: GO:0006570 - tyrosine metabolic process [Evidence IEA];~go_process: GO:0055114 - oxidation-reduction process [Evidence IEA]) has protein sequence MAAPPIKERTPIKDLQKVFHYTDTMTRKPTRDNDPYEYTAGFGNRHQSEVIPGTLPAGQNNPQAPRFGLYTEGITYSAFTAPRHSNFSTYMYRVRPAAAHNGYKTNIQHKADIENCFLTLNPRVATLAEQGEWAPFPLPKEDEKIDFVDGLHTIGGSGDPNLREGIALYVFMINADMDHRAFCNTDGDFLIVAQLGNLDIQTELGMLFVQPGEICVIPRGIRFAVRLGPGHSAARGYITEVWGSRWELPDLGPLGGHGLANPRDFLHPVAHIDENLHEDWTVVNKANGLYNALEQDHSPFDLVAWHGNVVPYKYDLTKFSSQNATSIDHTDPSVNCVLTAPSRDPVTPLADFLWFGPRWDVASNTFRLPYFHRNSATEFLASLYGNGLGRSDDFLPGGGSVEISHTPHGNFSPEYVWESREQVNEPRRILENQMTIMVESSRSFLFTEYARSGCGVFKDQGTDPRAWDALPDKFSAYPNIQEILRQVKKDKQERKERLEVFYDDERLAELAK, from the exons ATGGCCGCCCCTCCAATCAAAGAACGCACCCCTATCAAGGACCTGCAAAAGGTCTTCCACTACACCGACACCATGACCCGCAAACCAACCCGCGACAACGACCCCTACGAGTACACGGCCGGGTTCGGCAACAGACACCAGTCCGAGGTCATCCCAGGCACGCTACCTGCTGGTCAGAATAACCCCCAGGCCCCGAGATTCGGTCTATACACAGAGGGCATCACATATTCGGCGTTTACGGCGCCCCGGCATTCCAATTTCAGTACTTACATGTACCGCGTTAGGCCGGCTGCTGCTCATA ATGGATACAAGACCAATATCCAGCACAAAGCAGATATCGAAAACTGCTTCTTAACGCTTAACCCGCGCGTCGCTACACTAGCAGAACAGGGCGAGTGGGCTCCCTTCCCCTTGCCCAAGGAAGACGAGAAGATCGATTTTGTTGATGGACTGCACACCATCGGTGGAAGTGGTGATCCGAATCTACGTGAGGGAATCGCATTATATGTTTTTATGATCAATGCCGACATGGATCACCGAGCCTTCTGCAATACGGACGGTGACTTCCTTATAGTAGCACAGCTGGGGAACCTGGATATCCAAACCGAGCTGGGGATGTTGTTCGTCCAACCCGGCGAGATCTGTGTTATCCCACGCGGAATCCGCTTTGCTGTGCGTTTGGGCCCTGGTCATTCTGCTGCGAGAGGGTACATCACTGAGGTATGGGGATCGCGGTGGGAACTCCCTGACTTGGGTCCGCTTGGAGGTCATGGACTTGCGAATCCGAGGGACTTCTTGCATCCTGTTGCGCACATTGATGAGAATTTACATGAGGATTGGACTGTCGTCAATAAGGCGAATGGACTGTATAATGCTCTTGAGCAGGACCATAGTCCGTTTGATCTTGTTGCGTGGCATGGCAATGTCGTTCCTTACAAG TACGACCTGACCAAATTTTCCTCCCAAAACGCAACCTCGATCGACCACACCGACCCATCCGTAAACTGCGTCCTTACAGCTCCCTCACGCGACCCCGTCACCCCTCTCGCCGACTTCCTCTGGTTCGGCCCCCGCTGGGACGTCGCCTCGAATACCTTCCGCCTGCCTTACTTCCACCGCAACTCGGCGACGGAGTTCCTGGCCTCCCTGTACGGGAATGGCCTCGGCCGGTCTGACGACTTCTTACCTGGCGGCGGGAGTGTAGAGATCAGTCACACGCCGCATGGGAATTTCAGTCCGGAGTATGTTTGGGAGAGTAGAGAGCAGGTTAATGAGCCGAGGAGGATTCTGGAGA ACCAAATGACCATTATGGTTGAGAGCAGCCGGTCGTTCCTCTTCACCGAGTATGCGCGCTCTGGCTGTGGTGTGTTTAAAGACCAGGGCACGGATCCGAGGGCCTGGGATGCGCTTCCGGATAAGTTTTCGGCTTATCCTAATATTCAGGAGATACTGCgccaggtgaagaaggataaGCAGGAGAGGAAAGAGCGGTTGGAGGTGTTTTATGATGATGAGCGGTTGGCTGAGTTGGCGAAGTGA
- a CDS encoding class-II fumarase/aspartase family protein (COG:F;~EggNog:ENOG410PK0Y;~InterPro:IPR022761,IPR019468,IPR024083,IPR008948, IPR000362;~PFAM:PF10397,PF00206;~go_function: GO:0003824 - catalytic activity [Evidence IEA]), translated as MSLFAQLSRASRQPLRIARIPRRSIGSVSAIDSSIFRTLFGTDQIRKVFDDEAYITRCIEAEAALARAQSKCAVIPSHIGSLVTSKVLDSSSLDMERLRRETEIVGYPILPLVRQLSAMCGADAGKYVHWGATTQDIMDLASVLQMKAGLEIVEGLVSDIISILRGLSVRYRDTPMAGRTHLQHALPVTFGYKCAVWLSGFQRHQARLAQLKERALLVQFGGAAGSLASLGDGDGGIRVRRALAEELGLGDPPITWHVARDGVAEVTNYLALLGGSMGKLALDVIIMSSNELGEVSEPFVPHRGASSTMPQKRNPISSEVILAASKVLRSNAGLVLDGMVADFERASGPWHLEWVAVPESFVLAVGALEQTKFALGGLCVHSEAMLKNLHSTRGLIVAEAVMMGLAPFVGRQRAHDIVYEACRESIENGVSLEEELLKKTEVTEKMSAERVRELCDPVNYLGASGRMVDDVLAVD; from the exons ATGTCCCTCTTCGCACAGCTCTCCCGTGCCTCGCGCCAACCGCTGCGCATCGCACGCATCCCCAGGCGCAGCATTGGCTCCGTCAGCGCCATCGACTCCAGCATCTTCCGCACGCTCTTCGGCACAGACCAAATCCGCAAA GTCTTCGACGATGAAGCCTACATAACGCGGTgcatcgaagccgaagccgcaCTCGCCCGCGCCCAATCCAAATGCGCCGTAATCCCCTCGCACATCGGATCCCTCGTCACAAGCAAAGTACTCGACTCTTCGTCTCTGGATATGGAGCGCCTCCGCCGCGAAACCGAGATAGTCGGGTATCCGATCCTGCCGCTCGTGCGCCAACTCTCCGCCATGTGCGGCGCCGACGCAGGGAAGTACGTGCACTGGGGCGCGACCACACAGGATATCATGGACCTGGCCAGTGTACTGCAGATGAAAGCCGGGCTGGAGATTGTGGAGGGGCTGGTGAGTGATATCATCAGTATACTGCGCGGACTGTCTGTGCGGTATCGCGATACGCCGATGGCCGGGCGGACTCATCTCCAGCATGCGCTTCCTGTGACGTTTGGGTATAAGTGTGCGGTGTGGCTATCCGGGTTCCAGAGACACCAGGCCCGGCTGGCGCAGTTGAAGGAGCGGGCGCTGCTGGTGCAGTTTGGAGGCGCGGCGGGGTCTCTTGCGTCGCtgggtgatggggatggtgggatCCGAGTGCGCAGGGCGTTGGCGGAGGAATTGGGTCTGGGTGACCCGCCTATTACGTGGCATGTAGCGAGGGACGGGGTCGCGGAGGTGACGAACTATCTTGCGCTGTTGGGTGGGTCAATGGGCAAGCTTGCGCTTGATGTGATTATCATGTCGTCGAATGAGCTGGGGGAGGTGTCTGAGCCGTTTGTGCCGCATCGGGGCGCGTCGAGTACGATGCCGCAGAAGCGGAATCCGATCTCGTCGGAGGTGATCCTGGCTGCGTCCAAGGTGTTGCGCTCGAATGCGGGCCTGGTGCTTGATGGCATGGTTGCGGACTTCGAGAGGGCCAGTGGGCCGTGGCATCTGGAGTGGGTTGCGGTGCCAGAGAGCTTTGTGCTTGCTGTTGGGGCGCTGGAGCAGACCAAGTTTGCTCTTGGAGGGTTGTGTGTGCATTCGGAGGCTATGTTGAAGAACCTACATTCTACAAGGGGGTTGATTGTGGCGGAGGCGGTTATGATGGGCCTTGCGCCGTTTGTGGGCAGGCAGAGGGCGCATGATATTGTGTATGAGGCTTGTCGGGAGAGTATTGAGAATGGAGTGAGcttggaggaggaactgCTGAAGAAGACAGAGGTGACCGAGAAGATGAGCGCGGAGAGGGTCAGAGAGCTGTGTGATCCTGTCAACTATCTGGGGGCATCGGGGAGAATGGTGGACGATGTTCTGGCTGTTGATTAA
- a CDS encoding thiolase family protein (COG:I;~EggNog:ENOG410PHTR;~InterPro:IPR016039,IPR020613,IPR020617,IPR020616, IPR020615,IPR002155;~PFAM:PF00108,PF02803;~go_function: GO:0016746 - transferase activity, transferring acyl groups [Evidence IEA];~go_function: GO:0016747 - transferase activity, transferring acyl groups other than amino-acyl groups [Evidence IEA]) yields the protein MFRNALTKTPHDIVILSSVRTPITRAFKGGFKDSYPEELLIPALQSAIQRAGIPFSAVNDVLIGNVLAELGFAKTGRTALNAAGFPNATTFHTVNRQCSSSLQAITHLAHAIAVGQIGVGLAGGAESMSRNYNPSRGIPRDVSPLLLGSGVKDALDCLVPMLRTSENVAERYGVGRGEQDEFAVGSQRKAAEAQAKGRFKEEIVPVNARRVDAETGKETFEVVDRDDGVRAGVTLEKLAKLQPVLEGGSSTAGNSSQISDGASATILASRAWAEAHGLKPIARFAGTQVAGCAPDEMGVGPIDAIRNLYKHSGVSQSDVDIFELNEAFASQSIHCIRELGIDMAKVNPNGGAIALGHPIGATGGRQTATLLAELTRQDKEVGIVSMCASTGMGVASLFIRE from the exons ATGTTCCGCAACGCCCTAACAAAAACCCCCCACGACATCGTGATCCTCTCATCCGTGCGCACCCCCATCACGCGCGCCTTCAAAGGCGGATTCAAAGACAGCTACCCGGAAGAACTGCTAATCCCAGCCCTGCAATCCGCAATCCAACGCGCGGGCATCCCCTTCTCCGCGGTAAATGACGTTTTGATCGGCAACGTGCTCGCGGAGCTGGGGTTCGCAAAGACAGGACGCACGGCGCTCAATGCCGCCGGCTTCCCCAACGCCACGACCTTCCATACCGTGAATCGGCAGTGCAGTAGTAGCTTGCAGGCGATTACGCATCTGGCGCATGCGATTGCGGTGGGGCAGATTGgggttgggcttgctgggggGGCGGAGAGTATGAGTAGGAATTATAACCCGAGTCGGGGGATTCCGAGGGATGTGTCTCCGCTTTTGTTGGGCTCCGGGGTGAAGGATGCATTGGATTGTCTGGTGCCGATGTTGAGGACGAGTGAGAATGTTGCGGAGCGGTATGGGGTTGGCAGGGGGGAGCAGGATGAGTTTGCGGTGGGGAGTCAGAGGAAGGCCGCTGAGGCGCAGGCCAAAGGGAGATTTAAAGAGGAGATTGTGCCTGTGAATGCGAGGAGGGTGGACGCCGAGACGGGGAAGGAGACGTTTGAGGTTGTGGATAGGGACGAtggagttagggctggggTTACGCTTGAGAAACTGGCAAAGCTGCAGCCTGTTTTGGAGGGGGGGTCCTCTACGGCTGGAAATTC GTCGCAAATATCGGACGGGGCATCTGCGACTATCCTGGCCAGCCGGGCGTGGGCTGAGGCGCATGGGCTCAAGCCGATTGCCCGCTTTGCAGGGACTCAGGTTGCAGGCTGTGCCCCGGACGAGATGGGCGTTGGGCCGATTGATGCTATTCGCAACCTCTACAAGCACAGCGGGGTCTCGCAGAGCGACGTGGATATCTTTGAGCTGAACGAGGCGTTTGCCAGCCAGTCCATCCACTGCATCAGGGAGCTTGGCATCGATATGGCCAAGGTCAACCCGAACGGCGGTGCAATTGCCCTGGGACATCCCATCGGGGCTACCGGAGGACGCCAGACGGCGACGCTGCTTGCAGAGCTGACGAGACAGGACAAGGAGGTTGGCATTGTGAGCATGTGCGCCAGTACTGGGATGGGCGTGGCGTCGCTGTTTATTCGGGAGTAA
- a CDS encoding 3-oxoacid CoA-transferase (COG:C;~EggNog:ENOG410PMDR;~InterPro:IPR004165,IPR012792,IPR012791,IPR037171, IPR014388;~PFAM:PF01144;~go_function: GO:0008410 - CoA-transferase activity [Evidence IEA];~go_process: GO:0046952 - ketone body catabolic process [Evidence IEA]) → MARPVPAVVRPFAVWRRQFSASCSRPAVDKRCTTAADAITDMKGSSTILVGGFGFSGVPNTLINAVRDRPEIKDLTVVSNNAGMPGAGLGQLLESKQISKMIASFIGENKVFEKMYLSGDLALELTPQGTIAEKCAAGAAGVPAFYTPAAYGTIVQTGELPVRYNKDGTVAEYSKPKETREFNGKAYIMEESIFGDYALIKADKADKLGNCQFRKAQNNFNEAMGKNAKYTIVEADQIVEVGELRPEEIHLQAIYVNKVIQSQEKKQIEKLTYAKDPSEMLQAGSGEATARRERIVKRAAKEFQDGMYVNLGIGMPLIAPSYLPEGVEVFLQAENGILGLGGYPRPGEEDPDLINPGKETVTLSKGASLFGSHESFGMIRAGRIDMTMLGALQVSQYGDLANFMLPGKVKGVGGAMDLVANPEKTKVIVTMEHTDKKGNPKILSQCSFPLTGPRCVSTIITDLAVFQVSTTDGLTLVEHAEGVTVDEIRSKTEAPFKVAADLKPML, encoded by the exons ATGGCTCGACCCGTTCCTGCGGTCGTCCGTCCGTTCGCCGTTTGGCGGCGGCAGTTCTCCGCCTCGTGCTCTCGACCCGCTGTCGACAAGCgctgcaccaccgccgctGATGCTATCACCGACATGAAGGGCTCCTCCACAATCCTTGTGGGAGGGTTCGGTTTCTCCGGTGTCCCCAACACCCTGATCAACGCTGTCCGTGATCGCCCCGAGATCAAGGACCTGACCGTTGTCTCCAACAATGCCGGTATGCCTGGTGCTGGTCTTGGCCAGCTGCTCGAGTCGAAGCAGATCAGTAAAATGATCGCTTCGTTCATTGGCGAAAACAAGGTCTTTGAGAAGATGTATCTCTCTGGCGACCTTGCTCTGGAACTGACCCCCCAGGGCACCATTGCTGAAAAATGCGCTGCTGGTGCCGCTGGTGTCCCTGCTTTCTACACCCCTGCTGCTTATGGAACTATCG TACAAACTGGTGAACTCCCCGTGCGCTACAACAAGGACGGAACGGTCGCGGAATACTCCAAGCCCAAGGAAACCCGCGAGTTCAACGGCAAGGCTTATATCATGGAAGAATCGATTTTCGGTGACTACGCTCTGATCAAGGCTGACAAGGCCGACAAGCTCGGCAACTGTCAGTTCCGCAAGGCTCAGAACAACTTCAACGAGGCCATGGGCAAGAACGCCAAGTACACCATCGTCGAAGCCGACCAGAtcgtcgaggtcggtgaGCTCCGCCCCGAGGAAATCCACCTACAGGCCATCTACGTCAACAAGGTTATCCAGagccaggagaagaagcagatcgaGAAGCTCACCTACGCCAAGGACCCCAGCGAGATGCTCCAGGCTG GCTCTGGCGAGGCCACTGCCCGTCGCGAGCGGATCGTCAAGCGTGCCGCTAAGGAATTCCAGGACGGAATGTACGTCAACCTCGGTATCGGAATGCCTCTTATCGCTCCCTCGTACCTCCCCGAAGGCGTCGAAGTCTTCCTGCAGGCTGAGAACGGTATCCTCGGCCTGGGCGGCTACCCTCGCCCCGGCGAGGAGGACCCCGACCTTATCAACCCCGGAAAGGAGACCGTCACCCTGAGCAAGGGTGCTTCTCTGTTTGGATCCCACGAGAGTTTCGGCATGATCCGCGCTGGCCGCATCGACATGACCATGCTTGGTGCCCTGCAAGTCAGCCAGTACGGAGACCTCGCCAACTTCATGCTCCCCGGTAAGGTCAAGGGTGTTGGCGGCGCCATGGACTTGGTCGCCAACCCCGAGAAGACCAAGGTTATTGTCACTATG GAACACACCGACAAGAAGGGCAACCCCAAGATCCTGTCCCAGTGCTCGTTCCCTCTGACCGGCCCGCGCTGCGTATCCACGATTATCACCGACCTCGCCGTCTTCCAGGTCAGCACGACCGA